DNA sequence from the Cellulophaga sp. HaHaR_3_176 genome:
AAAATTCTAAATCTTCTTTTACTTTAGCTTTTCTACGAATACCCGCAGTATCTACTAAATTAAATTCGAACCCAAAACGATTATATTTTGTATCAATACTATCTCTTGTTGTACCTGCTACATCTGTTACAATGTAACGCTCTTCGCCTATCAATGCATTTATAAAAGATGATTTACCCGCATTTGGCCTACCAACTACAGCAAAACGAGGCAACTCATCATCTTTATCTATTTCTTTCTCAGGCAGTACTTCTACTAAGGCATCTAAAAGATCTCCTGTACCACTACCGCTTGTACTTGCTATGGTAAAATATTCTCCTAAACCTAAAGAATAAAACTCTACAGCATCTTCAGCTCTTTTTGAGTTATCCACTTTATTAACAGCTAATAAAACTGGCTTTTTTACTCTACGTAACAAATTAGCTACATCTTCATCCATGCCAGTAACACCTGCTTCTACATCTACCATAAAAATTATAGCATCTGCCTCATCAATAGCTAATTCTACCTGCTTATCAATTTCAGCTTCAAAAACATCGTCACTACCTTTTACATATCCTCCTGTATCAATAACAGAGAATTCTCTACCATTCCAATCACTTTTGCCATAATGGCGATCACGTGTAACACCACTAACGGCGTCAACAATAGCTTCTCTACGTTGAATTAATCTATTAAAAAAGGTTGATTTACCAACATTAGGTCTTCCTACAATGGCTACAATAGCACTCATACTTCGTTATTTTGCTGCAAAAGTACTATTATTATTTGAAGAAAAATGATATCTTCTATGCCTAAATAGCTGTTACTGTGAAAAGTCGGCTAAAAATAGCTAAAACTTTGATATAAAGTATGAAAGGAGGCTCTATAAATAGAAAAATCCTTAAATCGTATATCAATTTAAGGATTTTTCTTATATTATTTATTACTATTTTATGTTTGAAACATAAAATATATTTAAAACCTAACTACTTATTACCCTTGGTTGTAGCCAAATCTTTTTAACTGGTTTGCATTACTACGCCAGTTTTTATTAACTTTTACGTACAACTCTAGGTGCACCTGCTTATCAAAAAATACTTCTAAATCTTTTCTAGCTTCTACACCTACTCTTTTTAAAGCGGCACCTTTATGCCCAATTATAATTCCTTTTTGAGAATCGCGCTCTACCATAATTACAGAACGCATTCTGATAATAGCCTCATCTTCAAAAAACTCTTCAGTATCAATTTCTACAGA
Encoded proteins:
- the der gene encoding ribosome biogenesis GTPase Der; translation: MSAIVAIVGRPNVGKSTFFNRLIQRREAIVDAVSGVTRDRHYGKSDWNGREFSVIDTGGYVKGSDDVFEAEIDKQVELAIDEADAIIFMVDVEAGVTGMDEDVANLLRRVKKPVLLAVNKVDNSKRAEDAVEFYSLGLGEYFTIASTSGSGTGDLLDALVEVLPEKEIDKDDELPRFAVVGRPNAGKSSFINALIGEERYIVTDVAGTTRDSIDTKYNRFGFEFNLVDTAGIRRKAKVKEDLEFYSVMRSVRAIEHADVCILILDATRGFDGQVQNIFWLAQRNNKGIVILVNKWDLIEEKETNSIKHYTQKIREAMEPFTDVPILFISVLTKQRIFKAIETAVQVYESRSRKIQTRKFNDVMLPIIENNPPPAYKGKFVKIKFCTQLPTPYPQFAFFCNLPQYVRDPYKRFLENKLRENFDFNGVPISVFMRKK